The Allorhizobium ampelinum S4 genome has a segment encoding these proteins:
- a CDS encoding maleylacetate reductase: MSYFREEFASTWPALRVRFGVGVRHDLVAEITRLECHRALILTTPEQAHVAEEFAARCGDHAAGIFTRARMHTPVDISEEATAYARDIGADCLVAIGGGSTTGLGKAIALRSDLPQIVVPTTYAGSEATAILGQTENGVKTTLTSAKVQPEVILYDAELVRSLPVGMTVTSALNAMAHAAEGLYAQNRTPLTTLMALEGLRAFRDALPRVLKDPSDLKARGETLYGAWLCGTVLGQVGMALHHKLCHTLGGSFDLPHAETHAVILPHAIAYNSVAAQGELRPLAELFGGQEPGAELYDFARTSHAPMALKDLGLKESDLDRAADLAAQNPYWNPRPVERDAIRRLLQAAWTGEPPVA, from the coding sequence ATGTCATATTTCCGCGAAGAGTTTGCGTCGACCTGGCCGGCATTGCGTGTGCGTTTCGGCGTTGGTGTGCGTCACGATCTGGTCGCAGAAATCACACGGTTGGAATGTCATCGTGCGCTGATCCTGACAACGCCGGAACAGGCGCATGTCGCGGAAGAGTTCGCGGCCCGGTGTGGCGACCACGCAGCAGGCATTTTTACCCGCGCCCGAATGCATACACCTGTGGACATATCGGAGGAAGCAACGGCTTATGCCCGCGACATTGGCGCCGATTGTCTGGTCGCCATTGGCGGCGGCTCCACAACCGGCCTTGGCAAGGCCATTGCTTTGCGCAGTGATCTGCCACAAATCGTTGTTCCAACGACCTATGCGGGCAGTGAAGCAACCGCCATTCTCGGACAGACGGAAAATGGCGTTAAAACCACATTGACCAGCGCCAAGGTTCAGCCCGAAGTTATTCTCTATGATGCAGAACTGGTGCGCAGCCTGCCCGTTGGCATGACCGTGACCAGCGCGTTGAATGCGATGGCCCATGCTGCCGAAGGCCTTTATGCGCAAAACCGTACCCCCTTGACCACGCTGATGGCGCTTGAAGGGCTGCGCGCCTTTCGCGATGCCCTGCCCCGTGTTCTAAAAGATCCGTCCGATCTCAAGGCGCGTGGTGAAACGCTCTATGGCGCATGGTTGTGCGGAACGGTGCTGGGTCAGGTCGGCATGGCACTGCACCACAAGCTCTGCCACACGCTGGGTGGTAGCTTTGATTTGCCGCATGCTGAAACGCACGCTGTGATCTTGCCGCATGCAATCGCCTACAACAGCGTTGCCGCGCAGGGTGAATTGCGCCCATTGGCTGAGCTGTTCGGGGGGCAAGAGCCAGGAGCCGAGCTTTATGACTTTGCCCGCACATCGCATGCTCCGATGGCTCTGAAAGACCTTGGATTGAAGGAGAGCGACCTTGATCGGGCAGCCGATCTTGCGGCGCAAAATCCATACTGGAATCCACGTCCTGTGGAGCGGGACGCGATAAGGCGGCTTTTGCAAGCGGCATGGACCGGAGAGCCGCCGGTCGCCTGA
- a CDS encoding LysR family transcriptional regulator: protein MKIDSEHLEILAVIVEKGGLTEGAEALGKSQPSVSRTMALLEERIGTPLFEAGRRPLRPTELGNQLARLGAKIRTQNLEASRLVQRYRQGQAGRLRLGGTPIFFDGVVAGMVAEFQNRHSDVQITQTYGYFEDLSAGLRSGALDLAILPMHANMIPADMQFTPLLAGRNVIVGSATHPLARRGAITLADIEPYSWIAPPPDSPLFRDLQRSLKSIGLDDFKVSFSGGTLASIFSVVLGSDSLTVLPYSVVFTHQRVIPLQALPLRIEHPDRQLGLLTATERMPPPALERFVAFVTEKFKHLSTRMEHEQQVTRRRG from the coding sequence ATGAAGATAGACAGTGAGCATCTCGAAATCCTGGCGGTCATCGTTGAAAAGGGCGGACTGACGGAGGGCGCTGAAGCGCTTGGGAAATCGCAGCCATCAGTGTCGCGCACCATGGCGCTTTTGGAGGAGCGGATCGGCACGCCGCTGTTTGAGGCCGGGCGTCGGCCTCTGCGCCCGACGGAGCTTGGCAATCAGCTGGCGCGGCTCGGGGCCAAAATCAGAACTCAAAACCTTGAGGCCAGCCGTCTGGTGCAGCGCTATCGTCAGGGGCAGGCGGGCCGATTGCGTCTGGGCGGAACGCCAATTTTCTTCGATGGCGTGGTTGCCGGAATGGTGGCGGAATTTCAAAACCGCCATTCCGATGTGCAAATCACCCAGACCTATGGCTATTTCGAGGATCTTTCTGCCGGCCTGCGCAGCGGTGCGCTTGATCTCGCTATCCTTCCGATGCACGCCAATATGATCCCGGCTGACATGCAGTTCACACCCTTATTGGCTGGCCGCAACGTTATTGTTGGCAGTGCCACACACCCCTTGGCGCGGCGCGGTGCGATCACGCTGGCGGACATCGAACCCTATTCCTGGATTGCGCCGCCGCCCGACAGCCCGCTGTTTCGCGATTTGCAACGATCTTTGAAATCAATCGGGCTCGATGATTTCAAAGTGAGTTTTTCAGGAGGAACGCTGGCGTCTATTTTCAGCGTCGTGCTGGGGTCCGATTCTCTGACGGTGCTGCCCTATTCGGTTGTCTTTACCCACCAACGGGTTATCCCTCTCCAGGCGCTGCCGCTGCGCATTGAGCATCCTGATCGCCAACTGGGATTGCTGACAGCCACGGAGCGGATGCCGCCGCCAGCGCTGGAGCGGTTTGTCGCGTTTGTGACCGAGAAGTTCAAACATCTCAGCACCCGCATGGAGCATGAGCAGCAAGTAACCCGCCGCCGCGGCTAA
- a CDS encoding dioxygenase — MGNDTNPRLAEIMSALVKHLHAFVKDTRLTSEEWEIAIGFLTKTGQICTQERQEFILLSDVLGCSMLVDAITNRRPKGATESTVLGPFHVENAPIRDHGTVISLDGKGESCLFEGRILDLDHQPIEGACVDVWSDNADGFYDVQQPDIQPKWNNRGRFITGADGSYRFVGIRPVSYPIPDDGPVGALLEHLGRHPWRPAHMHYMISAPGFRKLVTHTFVGGDEYLSSDAVFGVKETLVAPYERLQDAATLWRSPFDFVLTPE; from the coding sequence ATGGGTAACGATACGAACCCGAGATTGGCTGAAATCATGTCGGCGCTGGTCAAGCATCTGCATGCCTTCGTCAAGGATACCCGGTTGACCTCTGAGGAGTGGGAGATCGCCATTGGCTTCCTGACCAAGACCGGCCAGATCTGTACGCAAGAGCGGCAGGAGTTTATTTTGCTATCCGATGTGCTGGGCTGCTCCATGCTGGTGGATGCCATCACCAATCGCCGTCCCAAAGGTGCCACGGAAAGCACGGTGCTTGGCCCATTCCACGTTGAAAACGCCCCTATTCGCGACCATGGCACTGTGATCAGTCTGGATGGCAAGGGTGAGAGCTGCCTGTTCGAAGGCCGCATTCTCGACCTTGATCACCAACCGATTGAGGGCGCATGCGTTGATGTCTGGTCGGATAACGCCGATGGCTTCTATGATGTCCAGCAGCCTGACATCCAGCCGAAGTGGAACAACCGCGGTCGCTTCATCACAGGGGCCGATGGCAGCTATCGCTTTGTGGGCATCCGTCCGGTGAGTTACCCGATCCCTGATGACGGGCCGGTTGGCGCACTGCTGGAACACCTCGGCCGTCACCCTTGGCGGCCCGCGCATATGCATTACATGATCAGCGCACCCGGCTTTCGCAAGCTGGTCACCCATACCTTTGTCGGCGGCGATGAATATCTTTCCTCCGATGCGGTGTTCGGGGTGAAGGAAACGCTCGTTGCTCCCTATGAGCGACTTCAGGATGCTGCAACCCTGTGGCGATCACCTTTTGACTTCGTGCTAACACCAGAATGA
- a CDS encoding alpha-mannosidase: MRAYRDRQRSLEQLSRHIEVWADELEAYELRERIPLGAFLASTPEGLTTHMGVGDAWPNRHGIHTFLLEDAIMIPEEPGVELRLDFGGESLVRLIGLDGEILESFAANPCHRRFDVPRGIPFKIRAESAARSLFGVPNRNPVLSMAEIYRYYPEIRALRRRLLILRNTADTVKDKELARTLYEAAEIVLSGLRLPTATQDVGPRLASRTWARDIWERSFEPTDIPNALTQEALASVETATVRLDAMLTELRNAYPKQGRVLVTGHAHIDYAWLWPQPETVRKIVRTFNSVNALLKRHDDFRFLQSSSLYYQHVEQEDPALFEEIKQRVSEGRWEVIGGMLVECDTNMPSAEAFLRQFLHGQRYFQKHFGITSRTAWLPDTFGFTAAMPQIMRHAGIDTLVTIKVSWNETNSLPDNLFRWQGNDGSRVLVHTFDAYDNDGYNMLMTPAALCEVWGKHVAKDMTDTVIASYGWGDGGGGPDPDQIETLPLLNLMPAIPTVEHGAIEPHIQALAMDLEAAALPVWRGELYLEYHRATLTTQARTKQLNRQAEATLVAAEAISVLDALEGGAPAVNNLEPQWELLLRNQFHDILPGSSIREVYQQTEPELEGVIDDATTLIQTRLQAIAARHSGDLDGLLVANLSGSRKTAFQIESASPLPAALQAQELNGRYVAAIERNLKPLSLGFVSSSSPRRVTTDGKTMENDFVRLTLDEAGRIISLIDKRSDRELMDGPGNQLLLYRNDLPRNFDAWDIEPGFELGEEEWLSLETMEVTANGPHLAEITITRRFSASMIRQKIRLWSNSPRMEFVTDLDWHDRRTYLRAAFPVTVLAEDAVFDQAIGITRRPTHDNTSWQKAQFESCGHRFVSLSETDWGAALLSADKYGFSAKGNRLTLSLVRGPMFPDMLADEGHHHFVYALLPHDGRWWSEEVQAEADLVNAGLHFTPATATENYDIAPIGFSGQSVRVHALKPAEDGEGHVLRLSESAGRRGAFHLALPGGCKPTLINAIEVPLDDMDDPLSRPFGLASFLF, translated from the coding sequence ATGCGTGCCTATCGAGACCGCCAGCGTAGCCTTGAACAGCTCTCGCGTCACATCGAAGTTTGGGCCGATGAACTGGAAGCGTATGAGCTACGCGAGCGCATACCCCTTGGGGCTTTCCTCGCCAGCACGCCGGAAGGGCTGACGACGCACATGGGTGTTGGTGACGCGTGGCCAAACCGCCATGGCATTCACACGTTTCTGCTGGAAGACGCAATTATGATACCAGAAGAACCCGGCGTGGAGCTGCGGCTTGATTTTGGTGGTGAAAGCCTTGTGCGGCTGATTGGGCTGGATGGCGAGATTCTCGAGAGTTTTGCGGCTAACCCCTGTCATCGCAGGTTTGATGTCCCCCGCGGCATTCCCTTCAAAATCAGAGCGGAATCCGCCGCGCGCAGTCTGTTTGGCGTGCCCAATCGCAACCCCGTGCTCTCCATGGCCGAGATTTATCGATATTATCCCGAAATTCGCGCCTTGCGCCGTCGCCTGCTGATTTTACGCAACACCGCCGACACGGTGAAAGACAAAGAGCTTGCCCGTACGCTCTATGAAGCGGCAGAAATTGTTCTCTCAGGTTTGCGGCTGCCGACAGCAACACAGGATGTCGGCCCTCGTCTGGCCAGCCGCACTTGGGCGCGCGATATATGGGAGCGCAGTTTTGAGCCGACCGACATACCAAACGCCCTGACGCAGGAAGCGCTTGCTTCTGTTGAGACGGCAACCGTCAGGCTTGATGCCATGCTGACTGAGCTTCGAAATGCCTACCCGAAACAGGGGCGCGTGCTGGTGACTGGTCACGCCCATATTGATTATGCCTGGCTTTGGCCGCAGCCGGAAACGGTGCGAAAAATCGTCAGAACCTTCAACAGTGTCAACGCATTGCTCAAGCGGCACGATGATTTTCGTTTTCTGCAATCGTCCTCCCTTTACTATCAGCATGTTGAGCAAGAAGACCCGGCGCTGTTTGAAGAGATCAAACAGCGTGTCTCGGAAGGCCGTTGGGAAGTCATCGGCGGCATGTTGGTGGAGTGTGATACCAACATGCCCTCGGCAGAGGCCTTTTTGCGGCAGTTTCTGCATGGGCAGCGCTATTTTCAAAAGCACTTCGGCATCACCAGCCGCACGGCGTGGCTGCCCGATACATTTGGCTTTACCGCCGCCATGCCGCAGATCATGCGGCACGCGGGCATCGACACATTGGTGACAATCAAAGTATCGTGGAATGAGACCAACAGCCTGCCAGACAATCTTTTCCGTTGGCAGGGCAATGATGGCTCGCGGGTGCTGGTTCACACATTCGACGCCTATGACAATGACGGCTACAATATGCTGATGACCCCCGCCGCCCTGTGCGAGGTATGGGGCAAACATGTCGCCAAGGATATGACCGACACCGTCATTGCCTCCTACGGCTGGGGCGATGGCGGCGGTGGGCCGGACCCGGATCAGATCGAAACCCTGCCGCTTCTCAATCTCATGCCCGCCATTCCTACTGTCGAGCATGGAGCCATAGAGCCGCATATTCAGGCCTTGGCAATGGATCTTGAAGCGGCGGCCCTGCCTGTCTGGCGTGGCGAGCTTTATCTGGAATACCACCGGGCAACATTGACCACGCAGGCGCGCACCAAACAGCTCAACCGACAGGCGGAAGCCACTCTGGTGGCCGCAGAAGCCATCTCCGTTCTGGATGCATTGGAGGGCGGAGCGCCTGCCGTGAACAATCTGGAACCGCAGTGGGAATTGCTGCTTCGAAACCAGTTTCACGACATTTTGCCGGGTTCTTCCATCCGCGAGGTCTATCAGCAAACCGAGCCAGAGCTGGAGGGCGTCATCGATGATGCAACAACCCTGATCCAGACCCGCCTGCAAGCCATTGCGGCACGCCATAGCGGTGATCTTGACGGATTGCTGGTGGCCAACCTGTCAGGCTCCAGAAAAACTGCGTTTCAGATTGAAAGCGCAAGCCCCCTGCCCGCCGCCTTGCAAGCGCAAGAGCTGAACGGGCGCTATGTTGCGGCCATTGAGCGTAATCTGAAGCCACTCAGTCTCGGTTTTGTCAGCAGTTCAAGCCCGCGCCGTGTAACAACGGACGGCAAAACCATGGAGAATGATTTTGTCCGGCTGACTCTGGATGAAGCAGGCCGAATTATCAGCCTGATCGACAAGAGATCAGACCGTGAGCTGATGGACGGCCCCGGCAACCAATTGCTGCTGTATCGCAATGATCTGCCGCGCAATTTCGACGCCTGGGACATTGAGCCCGGCTTTGAGCTTGGTGAAGAGGAATGGCTGTCGCTTGAAACGATGGAGGTGACGGCCAATGGCCCGCATCTGGCAGAAATCACCATCACCAGACGCTTTTCAGCCAGCATGATCCGGCAAAAAATCCGGCTGTGGTCCAACAGTCCACGGATGGAATTCGTCACTGATCTCGATTGGCACGACCGGCGCACCTATCTGCGTGCAGCCTTCCCCGTCACCGTACTGGCAGAGGATGCTGTGTTCGATCAGGCCATTGGCATTACCCGCAGGCCTACGCATGACAATACCAGCTGGCAGAAAGCCCAGTTCGAATCCTGCGGGCATCGCTTTGTGTCACTCTCGGAAACAGACTGGGGTGCTGCCCTGCTCTCGGCTGACAAATATGGCTTTTCTGCCAAGGGCAACCGGCTGACACTGAGCCTTGTTCGCGGCCCCATGTTTCCTGATATGCTGGCCGACGAAGGTCACCACCACTTCGTTTACGCCCTTTTGCCGCATGATGGCCGCTGGTGGAGCGAAGAGGTTCAGGCGGAGGCTGATCTCGTCAATGCGGGCCTGCATTTCACGCCAGCCACCGCCACTGAAAACTACGATATCGCACCCATCGGGTTTTCCGGTCAAAGTGTTCGTGTGCATGCCCTCAAGCCCGCGGAAGATGGGGAAGGACATGTCCTGCGCCTGTCGGAGTCAGCTGGCCGTCGCGGGGCGTTTCATTTGGCACTGCCAGGCGGCTGCAAGCCAACCCTAATCAATGCCATTGAGGTGCCGCTTGATGACATGGATGATCCCTTAAGCCGTCCTTTCGGTCTCGCAAGCTTCCTCTTTTGA
- a CDS encoding extracellular solute-binding protein: protein MPMQRREFLKYSATGVGLAVAGARPAFAAPGVLDIFFNSDTNVIDFWTQVIKPGFEAAHSGVTLNLVPGGGGSAMNSLADRAMAAFKAKKDPQVDMLEAVTPFYPTGSLEAGLWVDFSKAGLSNYDKVNPVVVQSPALLPYRGSQVVMMYNADKVKAVPTTFKELVAWIKANPGQFAYARPDLGDSGACFIERALQEVTGLNPDLFLPENYTPAYAEPLFSKLWPLLKDIQPSLFNGGEYTSGNTASIQMLASGAVSMTVAWSDMALQAMSQGVVPETTSVAQLQDLAFTGGFSGIVVPTVAANKDMVLKLADYLITADIQNHVVTDLGGFPGIKWEFMSKELQDKFAKVAPKSIPLFPGTWEPALFEGWYRNVASNIKR from the coding sequence ATGCCCATGCAACGACGTGAATTCCTGAAATATTCTGCGACGGGTGTTGGTCTGGCTGTGGCTGGTGCAAGGCCCGCCTTTGCGGCCCCCGGTGTTCTCGACATATTCTTCAACAGCGATACCAATGTCATTGATTTCTGGACCCAGGTGATCAAGCCGGGTTTTGAGGCGGCCCATTCCGGTGTGACGCTCAATCTTGTTCCGGGCGGTGGCGGTTCCGCGATGAATTCTCTGGCTGATCGCGCTATGGCCGCCTTCAAAGCCAAGAAGGACCCACAGGTCGATATGCTGGAAGCTGTAACCCCGTTTTATCCCACAGGGTCGCTGGAAGCCGGTCTCTGGGTGGATTTTTCCAAGGCTGGCCTGTCCAATTACGACAAGGTCAACCCGGTCGTGGTGCAAAGCCCGGCGCTTTTGCCCTATCGCGGCTCGCAAGTCGTGATGATGTATAATGCCGACAAGGTCAAAGCCGTCCCCACCACCTTCAAGGAACTTGTGGCGTGGATCAAGGCCAATCCCGGCCAGTTTGCCTATGCTCGTCCTGATCTTGGCGATTCCGGGGCATGCTTTATCGAGCGTGCGCTTCAGGAAGTCACCGGTCTGAACCCTGATCTGTTCCTGCCGGAAAATTACACCCCGGCCTATGCCGAGCCGCTGTTTTCCAAGCTCTGGCCTTTGCTCAAGGATATTCAGCCATCGCTGTTCAATGGCGGTGAATACACATCCGGTAACACAGCGTCCATCCAGATGCTGGCCAGTGGTGCTGTTTCCATGACCGTTGCCTGGTCAGACATGGCCTTGCAGGCGATGAGCCAGGGCGTGGTGCCTGAGACAACATCTGTTGCGCAGTTGCAGGATCTGGCGTTTACCGGCGGCTTCTCCGGCATTGTTGTGCCAACGGTTGCGGCCAACAAGGATATGGTGCTCAAACTCGCTGATTACCTGATCACAGCGGACATCCAGAACCACGTTGTGACCGACCTTGGCGGCTTCCCAGGCATCAAGTGGGAGTTCATGTCCAAGGAACTTCAGGATAAATTCGCAAAAGTCGCGCCCAAATCCATCCCGCTTTTCCCCGGCACATGGGAGCCTGCACTGTTTGAGGGCTGGTATCGTAACGTCGCATCGAACATCAAACGCTGA
- a CDS encoding ABC transporter permease yields the protein MVMQTHGLSEGSRWTGLAFVAIPVLSIVIFLFYPAALTIVSTFWREGRDGVHALNFDSYVFFFTDAYSLANLGRTLWTTFVSLALLIAINLPIALYMRFTRGPLASLIQGLALFPMFVPGIIICYALIRYLGPNGWLQSLLSLIGFHHYASPYLTPWGPVIGLLWDGMPLTLLILISGLSGISDASIEAARDVGAGRLRILVRIIIPQIMHSLLIVSALNFLGFFGQALMPFMLGPTSPEMMGPFMLRTFASVRDPLQASTQATITFLICSLAGIAYVRSIARKPQDGE from the coding sequence ATGGTGATGCAAACGCACGGCCTCTCGGAAGGATCGCGCTGGACCGGATTGGCCTTTGTGGCCATTCCGGTTCTGTCCATCGTGATTTTTCTGTTCTATCCGGCGGCGCTAACCATTGTCAGCACTTTCTGGCGTGAAGGCCGTGATGGCGTCCATGCGCTGAATTTTGACAGCTATGTTTTCTTCTTCACCGATGCCTATAGCCTTGCCAATCTTGGCAGAACGCTCTGGACCACATTCGTTAGCCTTGCGCTGCTGATTGCTATCAATCTGCCGATTGCGCTTTATATGCGCTTTACCCGTGGGCCGCTGGCCAGCCTCATTCAAGGCTTGGCGCTGTTTCCCATGTTTGTTCCCGGCATTATCATCTGCTACGCGCTGATCCGCTATCTGGGGCCGAATGGCTGGTTACAGAGCCTGCTATCCTTGATCGGGTTCCATCATTATGCATCGCCCTATCTGACTCCTTGGGGGCCGGTGATCGGCCTGCTCTGGGACGGTATGCCGCTCACTTTGCTGATCTTGATCTCCGGCCTGTCCGGCATTTCGGATGCCTCGATTGAAGCGGCCCGTGATGTGGGCGCGGGGCGGCTGCGGATTCTGGTGCGCATCATCATTCCTCAAATCATGCATTCCCTGTTGATCGTATCGGCGCTGAATTTTCTAGGTTTTTTCGGCCAAGCCCTGATGCCCTTCATGCTGGGGCCTACAAGCCCGGAAATGATGGGGCCGTTCATGCTGCGCACATTTGCAAGCGTGCGTGATCCGCTGCAAGCCTCAACGCAGGCGACCATCACCTTTCTGATCTGCTCTCTTGCTGGCATCGCCTATGTCCGCTCGATTGCCCGCAAGCCCCAAGACGGAGAGTGA
- a CDS encoding ABC transporter permease, with translation MFLSSRRHDVFGLIILLFLIVFIVLPVLTVFLWAFAEQWFYPSVLPTKWGFRFWSAVLARPDVWAALWTSVELSLTVTALSAIICLPAAYAFARMDFPGKSVFMLSFLMANAFPRFALIISIAVLFLSFNLVGTFTGVVIIQLLNTLLLMIWLPAAAFRAVSRDMEEAARDVGANRWQVFRHITLPQAFPTIAAALLMTFVWTFYETEGAWLVGAPRIRTMPLLMMSMINNQLVVQYGAVLSVMLWVPSLAAILMARRVIGGEAFAKGLGG, from the coding sequence ATGTTCCTGTCCAGTCGCCGCCATGATGTGTTTGGCCTGATCATTCTGCTGTTTCTGATTGTCTTTATCGTTCTGCCCGTGCTCACGGTTTTTCTCTGGGCCTTTGCCGAGCAATGGTTCTACCCCTCCGTTCTGCCCACCAAATGGGGTTTTCGTTTCTGGTCTGCGGTCTTGGCCCGCCCGGATGTCTGGGCGGCCCTTTGGACGTCGGTTGAGCTGTCGCTGACCGTGACAGCACTGTCCGCCATCATCTGCCTGCCAGCGGCCTATGCCTTTGCCCGCATGGATTTTCCGGGAAAATCGGTGTTCATGCTGTCATTTCTGATGGCCAATGCTTTTCCGCGCTTTGCATTGATCATCTCCATCGCCGTGCTGTTTTTATCCTTCAATCTGGTGGGCACCTTTACCGGTGTGGTGATCATTCAGCTGTTGAATACCTTGCTGTTGATGATCTGGCTGCCAGCCGCCGCGTTCAGAGCCGTCAGCCGGGATATGGAAGAGGCGGCTCGCGATGTCGGCGCAAACCGCTGGCAGGTGTTTCGCCACATCACATTGCCCCAAGCTTTTCCCACGATTGCCGCTGCCTTGCTAATGACCTTCGTTTGGACCTTCTACGAGACGGAAGGCGCGTGGCTGGTGGGTGCACCGCGCATTCGCACCATGCCGCTGTTGATGATGTCGATGATCAACAATCAGTTGGTGGTGCAATACGGGGCTGTGCTGTCGGTCATGCTCTGGGTGCCGTCTCTGGCCGCCATCCTGATGGCGCGCCGGGTGATTGGCGGCGAAGCTTTTGCCAAAGGGCTCGGCGGATGA
- a CDS encoding ABC transporter ATP-binding protein encodes MSTLALENVSKNYSIVTAIEPLSLTIDDGELVCLLGPSGSGKSTLLRIIGGFETPSGGKVLIDGVDVARTPPEKRPTAMVFQSHALWQHMTVFENIAFGLTLRGLPKAEIARKASDALAMVGLADYGKRLPAHLSGGQRQRVAIARCVVLEPKILLMDEPFASLDQHLRDRLREEVRQIQKKLGITTVFVTHGQDEALSVADRIVVMSMGRIEQVGTPREIYSTPNSPFVASFIGDMNSHSIQINQGGAHLGGVAIDAPIEAGEALLTVRPEDIVLSPSDDQQGACVRRIVNYGSFLKIEAQAQDGTVWKVQTPKDADIKEGVFYTPVVARYTVFRDNKAVHHAGPA; translated from the coding sequence ATGTCCACACTCGCCCTCGAAAACGTCTCGAAAAACTATTCCATCGTCACCGCGATTGAGCCTTTGTCGCTCACGATTGATGATGGTGAACTGGTCTGCCTGCTCGGCCCATCCGGGTCGGGAAAATCAACATTGCTGCGCATTATTGGCGGGTTCGAGACGCCGTCGGGCGGCAAGGTGCTGATTGATGGCGTGGATGTTGCACGGACGCCGCCGGAAAAACGCCCTACCGCCATGGTCTTCCAAAGCCATGCCCTGTGGCAGCACATGACCGTGTTTGAAAACATTGCCTTTGGCCTGACGCTGCGCGGCCTGCCGAAAGCCGAGATTGCCCGCAAGGCCTCCGATGCCTTGGCCATGGTGGGGTTGGCGGATTATGGCAAGCGCCTCCCGGCGCATCTGTCCGGCGGCCAGCGTCAGCGTGTTGCCATTGCTCGCTGCGTCGTGCTGGAGCCCAAAATTCTGCTGATGGATGAGCCTTTTGCCAGCCTCGATCAACACCTGCGCGACCGTTTGCGCGAAGAGGTGCGGCAAATCCAGAAAAAACTCGGCATTACCACCGTGTTCGTCACCCATGGTCAGGATGAAGCGCTCTCTGTTGCTGACCGGATTGTGGTGATGAGCATGGGGCGAATTGAACAGGTGGGCACGCCGCGCGAAATTTACTCAACGCCCAATTCGCCTTTTGTTGCCAGCTTCATTGGCGATATGAATTCCCATAGCATTCAGATCAACCAAGGTGGCGCGCATCTGGGTGGCGTTGCTATTGATGCGCCCATTGAGGCGGGCGAGGCACTGTTAACTGTGCGCCCGGAAGATATTGTCCTGTCGCCATCCGATGATCAGCAAGGGGCGTGTGTGCGGCGTATTGTCAATTACGGCTCTTTCCTCAAGATCGAGGCGCAAGCGCAGGATGGCACCGTCTGGAAAGTTCAAACACCGAAAGACGCCGACATCAAGGAAGGGGTGTTCTATACCCCGGTTGTCGCCCGCTACACGGTGTTTCGCGATAACAAGGCCGTGCATCATGCCGGGCCTGCATAA